One window from the genome of Amaranthus tricolor cultivar Red isolate AtriRed21 chromosome 9, ASM2621246v1, whole genome shotgun sequence encodes:
- the LOC130823661 gene encoding non-specific lipid transfer protein GPI-anchored 15, which produces MNMKTIYITLLALFLLTSNILFKTCNAARECGKTPIPAAAASMTPCLAAARNTRARVTPPCCSKVTALIKTAPRCLCAVILSPLARQAGINPGIAITIPKRCNIRNRPIGKKCGRYVVP; this is translated from the exons ATGAATATGAAAACTATTTACATTACATTACTAGCATTATTTCTGTTAACATCAAACATTTTGTTTAAAACGTGCAATGCTGCACGAGAGTGCGGAAAAACACCTATACCAGCAGCCGCGGCTAGCATGACCCCTTGCTTGGCCGCTGCACGAAACACTAGGGCTCGAGTTACGCCGCCATGTTGCTCCAAGGTTACGGCCTTGATTAAGACTGCTCCTAGATGTTTATGTGCTGTGATCCTCTCCCCTTTGGCTAGGCAAGCTGGAATTAATCCTGGTATTGCCATTACAATTCCTAAGAGGTGTAACATCAGGAATCGCCCAATCGGAAAGAAGTGTGGAC GTTACGTTGTTCCTTGA
- the LOC130823662 gene encoding putative nitric oxide synthase, whose amino-acid sequence MPSKSLSIFSSIPPVPHQLQNPFSNPHLHFKTQFPKFSIIKCSSTTAPNSEPQLHGNPPTQIPFPEPETEGIGAAAPTRGQHFLEHHQAKVASTTVLAANKKRKKKEKPFKVINSVACCYGCGAPLQTLEVDGPGYVDPDTYELKKKHRQLKTILCGRCRLLSHGHMITAVGGHGGYAGGKQFVTAEELRDKLSHLRHEKALIVKLVDIVDFNGSFLSRVRDLAGANPIILVVTKIDLLPKGTDLNCIGDWIVEATTKKKLNVLSVHMTSSKSLVGIAGVVAEIQQEKKGRDVYILGSANVGKSAFINAMLMMMGEKDPVAAAAQKYKPIQSAVPGTTLGPIPIDAFFGGGKLYDTPGVHLHHRQGAVVHSDDLPALAPRSRLKGLSIPSNKETILKSRGLNGFSIFWGGLVRIDILKVRRCTRLTFYGPKALEIHMVPIVEANDFYKKEIGVLLTPPTGKQRTNDWKGLETVRRLQLRYDDTDRPCSDIAISGLGWISIEPNSKEIRMSDSTLEFVDNELQFNIHVPKPVEIFVRSPLPVGKAGSEWYEYRDLTEEEEEARPKWYY is encoded by the exons ATGCCTTCAAAATCGTTGTCGATCTTTTCCTCTATTCCTCCAGTTCCTCACCAATTGCAAAACCCCTTCTCAAATCCACACCTCcatttcaaaacccaatttccTAAATTCTCTATCATCAAGTGTAGCTCAACAACTGCCCCAAATTCAGAGCCTCAACTCCATGGCAATCCTCCAACCCAGATACCATTTCCAGAACCCGAAACCGAAGGCATTGGAGCAGCTGCCCCGACCCGAGGGCAGCACTTTCTTGAGCACCATCAAGCTAAAGTGGCTTCAACAACGGTGCTTGCTGCTaataagaagagaaagaagaaagaGAAGCCTTTTAAGGTAATAAATTCTGTTGCTTGTTGTTATGGTTGTGGAGCTCCTTTGCAAACATTGGAAGTTGATGGTCCGGGTTATGTTGACCCAGATACATATGAGCTG AAAAAAAAGCATCGCCAGCTTAAAACTATCCTTTGTGGAAGATGTCGTCTTCTTTCACATGGTCACATGATCACTGCTGTTGGTGGACACGGAGGTTATGCCGGGGGAAAGCAATTTGTTACTGCTGAGGAACTACGTGATAAGCTTTCTCACTTGCGCCATGAGAAAGCATTGATTGTTAAATTG GTGGACATTGTTGACTTTAATGGTAGTTTTTTGTCTCGAGTGCGTGATCTTGCAGGTGCAAATCCGATAATATTGGTTGTGACCAAG ATTGATCTCCTTCCAAAAGGGACTGACTTGAATTGTATTGGTGATTGGATAGTGGAGGCTACTACAAAGAAAAAACTCAA TGTCTTAAGTGTTCATATGACGAGTTCAAAATCTTTGGTTGGAATAGCTGGAGTTGTTGCAGAAATTCAGCAAGAGAAAAAG GGACGGGATGTATACATTTTG ggCTCAGCTAATGTTGGAAAATCGGCTTTTATAAATGCTATGCTAA TGATGATGGGAGAAAAGGATCCTGTGGCTGCTGCAGCTCAAAAGTATAAGCCCATTCAATCTGCTGTTCCAGGAACTACCTTGGGTCCTATTCCCATTGATGCCTTCTTTGGAGGAGGG AAATTATATGACACCCCCGGGGTGCATCTTCACCATAGGCAAGGCGCAGTTGTCCACTCGGATGATTTACCAGCCTTAGCCCCTCGGAGCCGTCTGAAGGGTCTATCGATTCCA AGCAACAAAGAAACCATTTTGAAATCTCGTGGATTGAATGGTTTCTCCATTTTCTGGGGCGGTCTTGTCAGAATTGATATCTTAAAG GTTCGCCGGTGTACTCGGTTGACCTTCTATGGACCGAAGGCTTTGGAGATTCATATGGTGCCGATAGTAGAAGCTAACGACTTTTACAAG AAAGAAATAGGAGTTTTACTAACACCTCCAACCGGAAAGCAAAGAACGAACGACTGGAAAGGGCTTGAAACTGTACGGAGGTTGCAATTACGATACGACGACACAGATAG ACCTTGTTCTGATATAGCGATTTCTGGTCTTGGATGGATCTCCATCGAACCAAATAGCAAAGAAATCAGAATGTCTGATTCAACGCTCGAATTTGTTGACAACGAACTACAATTTAATATTCATGTTCCGAAACCTGTAGAAATTTTTGTTCGATCTCCCTTGCCTGTGGGTAAGGCTGGAAGCGAGTGGTATGAATATAGGGACCTAacagaagaggaagaagaagccaGACCTAAGTGGTATTACTAG